From the genome of Psychroserpens ponticola, one region includes:
- a CDS encoding thymidine kinase yields the protein MFLENTVNHKEQFGWIEVICGSMFSGKTEELIRRLKRAKFARQKVEIFKPAIDVRYDEEMVVSHDSNEIRSTPVPAAANIPILADGCDVVGIDEAQFFDDEIVRVCNDLANKGVRVIVAGLDMDFKGNPFGPMPYLMATAEYVTKVHAICTRTGNLAQYSYRKSKNDSLVLLGEVDEYEPLSRAAYYKAMLRDKVRNMKVNDAEELATKNNNSNA from the coding sequence ATGTTTCTTGAAAATACAGTAAATCATAAAGAACAATTTGGATGGATTGAAGTTATTTGTGGCTCAATGTTTTCTGGCAAAACAGAAGAACTGATTCGTAGACTCAAACGTGCCAAATTTGCTAGACAAAAGGTTGAAATCTTCAAACCTGCAATAGATGTGCGTTATGATGAAGAAATGGTGGTATCTCACGATTCGAATGAAATTCGTTCAACTCCAGTTCCTGCTGCTGCTAATATTCCGATTTTAGCAGATGGTTGTGATGTGGTTGGTATTGATGAAGCTCAATTTTTTGATGATGAAATTGTTCGTGTTTGTAATGATTTGGCTAATAAAGGAGTTCGTGTGATAGTTGCAGGTTTAGATATGGATTTTAAAGGCAATCCATTTGGACCAATGCCTTATTTAATGGCAACAGCAGAATACGTAACAAAAGTACACGCTATATGTACACGTACTGGGAATTTAGCACAATACAGCTACCGTAAATCTAAAAATGATAGTCTTGTTCTGTTAGGAGAAGTTGATGAATATGAACCCTTAAGTCGAGCTGCATATTACAAAGCAATGCTTCGTGATAAAGTAAGAAACATGAAAGTCAATGATGCTGAAGAGTTAGCAACAAAAAACAACAACTCTAATGCCTAA
- a CDS encoding DUF7933 domain-containing protein — protein MLKKCFLFLFLCASYVQSEAQTTDLAVLVEAQNTSNTEVSQVHIYQEFQYILTILNSGNLVNNATFTQDINANVTVVSFEYQNATGGAGIVTDLILDDNTNNVSGTITSLPTDSSIEVKVTVIAPTFVGGIATNVTVFPPSNTTDIDNTNNQSIISLDVTDLDIDFTVVLNQITPNVGTPINVWGDNVTYQFTIRNNSSIAFPLDAFEMSMVSNPVENGEPDIQVQSLDCIATTNGVLCPDLIPFSTTIVNLGSTSEIFAFNEAVIFPVNGTITIEIVVKFLEGPCAEEPDVINIESIVEIGLSHDNISPNQSNIVNTLLLTPEACLLTDLAIETEVIQPTSGGISDWDDIVILETVVSNLGTFPVPIQFFLQNLTSAAGTWNLISVTCTGTTGPIDCSDLSFSLNGQSWNTLNFDIPAGATITIQTVLNYLEPQCSPNPQLYTSQIRSAIVILPDDIIDIDYSNNFDDDFVVLFPAEECTVSDLTVTKTQIDPQLPIGGSDQSPMPWGNVTYEITVSNIGDEDTYMTLVDLYANSGVSAASFLRSVDCVSSTGGASCGTVTVQNIDVEIDQDSADSTFWEITENDNWFMPSGSSVTFRTVHSWFPECSNEPIPVINTVNVYAYGGVPESNYTNNGYSATTYFTPCVDLIIQTFPSSSIIPINSTFNWVVDITNSNTSSTAIDATFSDILNPAFTIVGAPTCQVQNGTSTCITNFNVNGSTITGTIPLLEAASTIRILIPVMAPNYGGVFNNTADVFPSAINNEELTPETNISISNAQVVSPTLTKNYNPDTIIAGNISTLTFTINNVASNPAQIDIAFTDNLAPELNLVDSPIWVNSNGCTANFIGNTGDSFVGITDLTFPEGASSCTFSVQVTSDVIGIYLNDDSNFSNQNNINTSQTEATLTVIEDTSNVDIEVLKTVSETSVFLNDDIDFTITATNIGTTTATQIEILESLPIGYQYLSHTATEGSYDITSSIWSLTTLDPNQSESLTLTVRVISSENLLNVAVLNQVNEVDRDETNNEDSAETSVDNCLNIPRGISPNNDGLNDVFVIPCLELYPKNAIKIYNRYGILIYQAKTYKNDWNGRANRGFPENSGRLPVGTYFYILEISEGIEPVIGWVYLNY, from the coding sequence ATGTTAAAAAAGTGTTTCTTATTTCTTTTTTTATGTGCTTCTTATGTTCAATCTGAAGCACAAACTACAGATTTAGCTGTTTTGGTTGAAGCGCAGAACACGAGTAATACAGAAGTTTCACAAGTTCATATTTATCAAGAATTTCAATACATTCTCACCATACTTAACTCTGGAAACTTAGTTAACAATGCCACATTTACACAAGACATAAATGCCAATGTTACAGTTGTTTCTTTTGAATATCAAAATGCAACTGGAGGTGCAGGAATTGTTACAGATTTAATCCTAGACGACAATACAAATAATGTATCTGGAACCATAACGTCACTCCCAACAGATTCAAGTATAGAAGTGAAAGTTACAGTCATAGCACCAACTTTTGTTGGTGGAATTGCAACTAATGTAACGGTCTTTCCTCCAAGTAACACAACAGATATTGATAATACAAATAACCAATCTATTATTTCTCTAGATGTTACAGATCTTGACATTGATTTTACAGTTGTTCTCAATCAAATCACACCAAATGTAGGCACTCCAATAAATGTTTGGGGAGACAATGTTACGTATCAATTTACAATACGTAATAACAGTAGTATTGCATTTCCTTTAGATGCTTTTGAAATGAGTATGGTTAGTAATCCTGTAGAAAATGGAGAGCCAGATATACAGGTTCAATCTTTAGATTGCATTGCTACAACAAATGGCGTATTGTGTCCTGATCTTATTCCGTTTTCAACAACTATAGTTAATTTAGGAAGCACTTCCGAAATTTTTGCTTTTAATGAAGCTGTTATATTCCCTGTAAATGGCACGATTACTATTGAAATTGTTGTCAAATTTCTTGAAGGTCCTTGTGCAGAAGAACCAGATGTAATTAATATTGAAAGCATTGTTGAAATAGGACTAAGCCATGATAATATATCTCCTAACCAATCCAATATTGTCAATACACTTTTACTAACTCCAGAAGCTTGTTTACTAACTGATCTGGCAATCGAAACTGAAGTGATTCAACCAACAAGTGGTGGTATTAGTGATTGGGATGATATTGTTATTTTAGAAACTGTTGTCTCTAACTTAGGAACATTTCCTGTTCCTATTCAGTTTTTTCTACAAAATTTAACCTCTGCAGCAGGAACGTGGAACTTAATTAGCGTTACTTGCACAGGAACAACTGGTCCTATCGATTGTAGTGATTTAAGTTTTAGTTTAAATGGACAATCTTGGAATACCTTGAATTTTGACATTCCTGCTGGAGCAACAATTACTATTCAAACCGTTTTAAATTATTTAGAACCGCAATGCAGTCCAAATCCACAATTATATACTTCACAAATAAGAAGTGCTATTGTTATTCTTCCAGACGATATTATTGACATTGATTACAGTAATAATTTTGATGATGATTTTGTTGTACTTTTTCCAGCTGAAGAATGTACAGTTTCCGACTTGACAGTTACCAAAACTCAAATCGATCCTCAATTACCTATTGGTGGCTCAGACCAAAGTCCGATGCCATGGGGAAATGTAACATATGAAATTACAGTAAGTAATATTGGTGATGAAGATACTTATATGACTTTGGTAGATTTGTATGCAAATTCTGGAGTTAGTGCTGCTAGTTTTTTAAGGAGTGTTGACTGCGTTTCTTCAACAGGAGGTGCATCATGTGGTACAGTCACTGTTCAAAATATAGATGTAGAAATTGATCAAGATTCTGCAGATTCTACCTTTTGGGAAATTACCGAAAATGATAATTGGTTTATGCCATCTGGATCTTCTGTAACATTTAGAACCGTTCATTCTTGGTTTCCAGAATGCAGTAATGAACCAATTCCAGTAATAAATACTGTAAATGTATATGCTTATGGTGGTGTTCCGGAAAGTAATTATACTAATAATGGATATTCTGCAACGACTTACTTCACACCTTGTGTAGATTTAATTATTCAAACATTTCCGTCGTCGTCGATAATTCCTATAAACTCAACATTTAATTGGGTGGTTGATATTACAAATAGCAATACGAGTTCTACTGCAATTGATGCTACGTTTTCAGATATTCTAAATCCTGCATTTACCATTGTTGGAGCACCAACTTGTCAGGTTCAGAATGGTACGTCAACATGCATTACAAATTTTAATGTAAATGGTTCTACGATTACTGGTACAATTCCGTTGCTAGAAGCGGCTTCTACAATACGCATTTTAATTCCTGTAATGGCTCCAAATTATGGAGGTGTTTTTAATAATACTGCTGATGTCTTTCCTAGCGCTATTAATAATGAAGAATTAACACCTGAAACTAATATTTCAATTAGTAACGCTCAGGTTGTATCACCAACTTTAACCAAAAACTATAATCCTGATACTATTATAGCTGGAAACATAAGTACATTAACGTTTACCATTAATAATGTAGCGTCTAATCCTGCTCAAATCGATATTGCTTTTACAGATAATCTTGCTCCAGAACTCAATTTAGTGGATTCACCAATTTGGGTAAATTCAAATGGATGTACCGCAAATTTTATCGGAAACACAGGTGATAGTTTTGTAGGTATCACAGATTTAACGTTTCCGGAAGGTGCTAGTAGTTGCACGTTTTCAGTTCAAGTGACTTCAGATGTAATTGGGATTTATCTAAATGATGACTCCAACTTCAGTAATCAGAATAATATTAATACATCACAAACAGAGGCAACGCTAACGGTTATTGAAGATACTTCAAATGTTGATATTGAAGTATTAAAAACAGTCTCAGAAACCTCAGTATTTTTAAATGACGACATCGATTTTACGATTACTGCAACCAATATTGGTACAACAACAGCCACACAAATTGAAATTCTAGAAAGCTTACCTATTGGTTATCAATATCTGTCTCACACAGCAACAGAAGGAAGTTATGATATAACGTCATCAATTTGGAGTTTAACAACTTTAGATCCTAATCAATCTGAAAGCTTAACATTGACGGTTCGTGTAATTTCTTCAGAAAACCTATTAAATGTAGCTGTTTTAAATCAGGTGAATGAAGTTGATCGAGATGAAACCAATAATGAAGATTCAGCTGAAACTTCAGTCGATAATTGTTTAAATATTCCTCGAGGGATTTCTCCTAATAACGATGGACTTAATGATGTTTTTGTGATTCCTTGTTTAGAACTTTATCCTAAAAACGCTATTAAAATCTATAATCGCTACGGAATACTAATCTACCAAGCTAAAACCTATAAAAATGATTGGAATGGTAGAGCAAATAGAGGATTTCCTGAAAATTCTGGACGACTTCCTGTAGGAACTTATTTTTACATCTTAGAAATTTCTGAAGGTATAGAACCTGTAATTGGTTGGGTGTATTTAAATTATTAA
- the rsmI gene encoding 16S rRNA (cytidine(1402)-2'-O)-methyltransferase encodes MPKLYIVPTPIGNLKDMTFRAVEVLKEVDLILAEDTRTSGKLLKHFEIGTQMQSHHMHNEHKMVEGLIQKLKNGLSIALISDAGTPAISDPGFLLTRACVENNIEVDCLPGATAFVPALVNSGLPNDKFVFEGFLPVKKGRQTRLLLLAEEPRTIIFYESPHKLIKTLSNFCEYFGEERLVSVSRELTKLYEETVRGTAKEVLEHYTNKPPKGEIVIVVGGKKK; translated from the coding sequence ATGCCTAAACTTTATATTGTTCCGACACCAATAGGAAATTTAAAAGACATGACTTTTAGAGCTGTTGAGGTGCTTAAGGAAGTCGATTTAATTCTTGCTGAAGACACTCGTACTTCGGGAAAATTACTCAAGCATTTCGAAATTGGAACCCAAATGCAAAGCCATCACATGCATAATGAACATAAAATGGTTGAAGGTTTAATTCAGAAGCTTAAAAACGGATTATCAATTGCACTTATTAGTGATGCAGGAACTCCAGCAATTTCCGATCCTGGATTTCTATTAACGAGAGCTTGTGTTGAAAATAATATTGAAGTCGATTGTTTGCCTGGAGCAACAGCGTTTGTTCCTGCACTTGTTAATTCGGGATTACCAAACGACAAGTTTGTTTTTGAAGGCTTTCTTCCAGTGAAAAAAGGCCGACAAACACGATTATTATTACTAGCTGAAGAACCTCGAACGATTATTTTTTATGAAAGTCCGCATAAACTAATCAAAACATTATCTAATTTCTGTGAATATTTCGGAGAAGAACGATTAGTTTCTGTATCGCGAGAATTGACAAAACTCTACGAAGAAACAGTTAGAGGAACGGCAAAAGAGGTTTTAGAACATTACACAAACAAACCACCAAAAGGAGAGATTGTGATTGTTGTTGGTGGAAAGAAAAAATAG
- a CDS encoding uracil-DNA glycosylase family protein, translating into MEDLLHDIRQCRICEHHLPLGPRPIATAHPNSKIVIIGQAPGTKVHASGIPWDDASGKQLRKWLNVTVEDFYDESKFAIIPMGFCYPGKGKSGDLPPRKECAPQWHQLLFDEMKHVELVILIGMYAQKYYLKAQAKRTLTETVANYKDYLPQYFALPHPSPRNRFWLTKNPWFDEEVVPELKKSVHNLIHK; encoded by the coding sequence ATGGAAGATTTACTCCACGACATAAGACAATGCCGAATTTGTGAACATCACCTTCCATTAGGTCCAAGACCAATCGCAACAGCACATCCAAATTCTAAAATTGTCATAATTGGTCAGGCACCAGGAACTAAAGTTCATGCGTCTGGTATTCCTTGGGATGATGCTTCTGGTAAACAATTGCGTAAATGGTTAAATGTAACTGTAGAAGATTTTTATGATGAAAGTAAGTTTGCAATTATTCCTATGGGATTTTGCTATCCAGGAAAAGGAAAAAGTGGCGATTTACCTCCAAGAAAAGAATGTGCTCCACAATGGCATCAGCTATTATTTGATGAAATGAAACATGTAGAGTTGGTCATTTTAATTGGAATGTATGCTCAAAAGTATTATTTGAAAGCACAAGCAAAACGTACACTAACCGAAACGGTTGCAAATTATAAAGACTACTTGCCTCAATATTTTGCGTTACCGCATCCTAGTCCGAGAAACCGATTTTGGCTGACTAAGAATCCTTGGTTTGATGAGGAAGTTGTACCTGAATTGAAAAAATCGGTACATAATTTAATTCATAAGTAG
- a CDS encoding HIRAN domain-containing protein, translated as MKKEHLANFHIAGFTYYEGASIFRKLKMGRKLILKLEEENKYDPRAVAIYYKDFKIGFIPRQDNRIFYKLMKVGLSDHIQVRIQQIDATASPEEQIRLVAHLVTN; from the coding sequence ATGAAAAAAGAACATTTAGCAAATTTCCACATAGCAGGTTTTACTTATTATGAAGGCGCATCCATTTTTAGAAAATTAAAAATGGGTAGAAAACTTATTTTAAAACTAGAAGAAGAAAATAAATATGACCCAAGAGCTGTAGCTATTTACTATAAGGATTTTAAAATTGGATTTATTCCAAGACAAGACAATAGAATCTTTTATAAATTAATGAAGGTTGGTTTGTCTGATCACATTCAGGTAAGAATTCAACAAATAGATGCTACTGCTAGTCCAGAAGAACAAATTCGTTTAGTTGCTCATTTAGTGACTAACTAA
- a CDS encoding carboxymuconolactone decarboxylase family protein: MALVTPLSAEHDPETKQLAEFFNETLGFCPNSVLTMQRRPAISKAFINLNKAVMANEGRVTSALKRLIAWVSSNSTGCRYCQAHAIRAAERYGAEQEQLDNIWEYRTHSAFSEAERAALDFSLAASQVPNAVNAEIKKRLYEHWNEGEIVEMLGVISLFGYLNRWNDSMGTSIEEGAVESGNQYLGKHGFEVGKHDGSHY; this comes from the coding sequence ATGGCATTAGTTACACCTTTATCTGCTGAGCATGATCCAGAAACAAAACAACTTGCAGAATTCTTTAATGAAACCCTTGGGTTTTGTCCAAATTCTGTATTAACAATGCAACGTCGTCCTGCTATTAGTAAGGCATTTATCAATTTAAACAAAGCTGTTATGGCAAATGAAGGCAGAGTGACTTCGGCTTTAAAACGTTTGATTGCTTGGGTGAGTAGTAACTCTACAGGTTGTCGGTATTGCCAAGCGCATGCTATTCGTGCAGCTGAACGTTATGGTGCGGAACAAGAACAGTTAGATAATATTTGGGAGTATAGAACACACTCGGCTTTTTCTGAAGCAGAACGTGCAGCTTTAGATTTTAGTTTAGCAGCTTCGCAAGTGCCAAACGCTGTAAATGCAGAGATTAAAAAGCGTTTATACGAACACTGGAATGAAGGTGAAATTGTAGAGATGCTTGGCGTAATTTCATTGTTTGGTTACCTCAACCGTTGGAATGATTCTATGGGAACATCAATTGAAGAAGGCGCTGTTGAAAGTGGTAATCAATACCTTGGTAAACATGGTTTTGAAGTTGGAAAACATGATGGTTCACATTATTAA
- a CDS encoding OsmC family protein, whose translation MSNKVVTHWKGNLQFESDNPSGKLFTMDTSQEHGGHDSGLRPKAMMLSSLAGCSGLDVVSILKKMKVPFSDFRIDTYGELTDEHPKYYHTVSMEYHFYGENLDEVKIKKAVDLSVDKYCGVMEMFRRFAEVKTAIHYHNV comes from the coding sequence ATGTCTAATAAAGTTGTCACACATTGGAAAGGAAACTTACAGTTTGAATCTGATAATCCTAGTGGGAAATTATTTACCATGGATACATCACAAGAACATGGTGGTCATGATTCTGGATTAAGACCTAAAGCGATGATGCTATCTTCTTTAGCTGGCTGTTCTGGTTTAGATGTGGTTTCTATTCTAAAGAAAATGAAAGTGCCTTTTTCTGATTTCAGAATTGATACGTATGGAGAATTAACTGATGAACACCCAAAATATTACCATACAGTTTCTATGGAATATCATTTTTATGGTGAAAACTTAGACGAAGTCAAGATTAAAAAGGCCGTTGACCTTTCTGTTGATAAATATTGTGGTGTGATGGAAATGTTCAGAAGATTTGCCGAAGTAAAAACAGCGATCCATTATCATAATGTTTAG
- the recJ gene encoding single-stranded-DNA-specific exonuclease RecJ — MRWTLKPKPVSKTVEALQKALQVERSVATLLIQRGIDTYDAAKTFFRPSLEDLHDPFLMKDMDVAVARIEKALANDENILVFGDYDVDGTTSVALMSSYLKTKSERIATYIPDRYDEGYGVSFKGIDFAQDNEFTLIIALDCGVKAIDKVAYAAEKGIDFIICDHHRPGKELPKAIAVLDPKRDDCEYPYKELCGCGVGFKLIQALASKDDQPVEALAEYLDLVATAIGADIVPITGENRALAYFGLKVINTNPRPGIKALISEVKKEELTITDVVFVVAPRINAAGRMKHGNYAVTLLTETDEFLAETYAKEINAFNLDRRETDQRITQEALIQIEENKEEDRLTSVVYHESWHKGVIGIVASRLIETYYRPTLVFTKSGDKLAASARSVKGFDVYNALEACSEHIEQFGGHKYAAGLTLRPENYEAFKQAFEEEVCKTIDRSLLTPEINIDEQIELSDITPKFFRIISQFAPFGPGNMTPIFMTENLKDTGYGKCVGEDDKHLRLTAIQGRQKIVGIGFNIGNKLKLIQNKKPFKAVYSIDENHWKGHVSLQLKLRDIK, encoded by the coding sequence ATGCGTTGGACTCTAAAACCTAAACCAGTTTCTAAAACTGTTGAAGCTTTACAAAAAGCACTTCAGGTAGAGCGTTCTGTCGCCACCTTATTAATACAACGTGGTATTGATACTTATGATGCTGCTAAAACATTTTTCAGACCAAGTTTAGAAGATTTGCACGATCCGTTTCTAATGAAAGATATGGATGTAGCTGTTGCTCGTATTGAAAAAGCTTTAGCAAATGATGAAAACATTTTAGTTTTTGGTGATTATGATGTGGATGGAACAACTTCTGTAGCCCTAATGTCATCTTATTTAAAAACAAAATCAGAAAGAATTGCGACTTATATTCCAGATCGTTATGACGAAGGTTATGGTGTCTCTTTTAAAGGAATTGATTTTGCTCAAGATAACGAATTTACGCTAATTATTGCCTTAGATTGTGGTGTAAAAGCAATCGATAAAGTCGCTTATGCTGCTGAAAAAGGGATCGATTTTATCATCTGTGATCACCATAGACCAGGAAAAGAATTACCCAAAGCAATTGCTGTTTTAGATCCTAAACGTGACGATTGTGAATATCCATATAAAGAATTATGTGGTTGTGGTGTTGGCTTCAAATTAATTCAAGCATTGGCTTCAAAAGATGATCAACCGGTTGAAGCCTTAGCAGAATATTTAGATTTAGTTGCGACTGCGATTGGAGCAGATATTGTTCCTATAACTGGAGAAAATCGTGCTTTGGCTTATTTCGGATTGAAAGTTATAAATACGAATCCACGACCTGGTATTAAAGCATTAATTTCCGAAGTCAAAAAAGAAGAACTAACGATTACAGATGTTGTGTTCGTTGTCGCTCCAAGAATTAATGCTGCTGGACGAATGAAGCATGGTAATTATGCTGTAACCTTATTAACTGAAACAGATGAATTTTTAGCTGAAACTTACGCTAAAGAAATCAATGCATTCAATCTCGATAGAAGAGAAACTGATCAAAGAATTACTCAAGAAGCATTGATTCAAATTGAAGAAAACAAAGAAGAAGATAGACTAACTTCTGTCGTGTATCATGAGTCTTGGCATAAAGGCGTGATTGGTATTGTCGCTTCAAGATTAATAGAAACTTATTACAGACCAACTTTAGTGTTTACGAAAAGTGGTGATAAATTAGCCGCTTCTGCACGTTCGGTTAAAGGCTTTGATGTGTATAATGCTTTGGAAGCGTGTAGCGAACATATTGAACAATTTGGTGGACATAAATATGCTGCTGGTTTAACATTACGTCCTGAAAATTATGAAGCTTTCAAACAAGCGTTTGAAGAAGAGGTTTGTAAAACGATCGACCGAAGTTTACTTACTCCAGAAATTAATATTGATGAACAAATTGAACTTAGTGATATTACACCTAAATTTTTTCGAATTATAAGTCAGTTTGCGCCATTTGGTCCTGGAAATATGACACCAATATTCATGACTGAGAACTTAAAAGACACAGGTTATGGCAAGTGTGTTGGAGAAGATGATAAACATTTACGTTTAACAGCAATTCAAGGTCGTCAAAAAATTGTTGGGATTGGATTTAATATCGGAAATAAGCTAAAATTAATACAGAATAAGAAACCATTTAAAGCTGTGTATTCTATTGATGAGAATCATTGGAAAGGCCATGTAAGTTTGCAGTTGAAATTGCGAGATATAAAGTGA
- a CDS encoding GNAT family N-acetyltransferase, whose amino-acid sequence MKNKQLLNNHICFLQQNRGSKRDENKNIRISSEVDNWDITFLINEYQPTINSKMIYLPEWSSNSNQIIKSDKAEKIADLTYMFANPNVLKEWKTNNSIVTKKVINNSDLELFSIVQSRGFCETNALYNEWFPFFRKKNFEGALFKNQHFFIAYIADKAVGTCLIIDSNDTYGIYSVTTLPEYRKKGIATNVMKSALVNCINIKVQNLTLQTIKDSSAEKLYIHLGFKKEFNCQVLKRKNSLQQRV is encoded by the coding sequence ATGAAAAACAAACAATTACTAAATAATCATATCTGCTTTTTGCAACAAAATAGAGGTTCTAAACGGGATGAAAATAAAAATATTCGAATATCAAGCGAAGTAGATAATTGGGATATTACCTTTTTAATTAATGAATACCAACCAACCATTAATAGTAAAATGATTTACTTACCAGAATGGTCAAGTAATTCAAACCAAATTATTAAATCTGATAAAGCAGAAAAAATAGCGGATTTAACATATATGTTCGCTAATCCAAATGTTTTAAAAGAATGGAAAACAAATAACTCTATTGTAACTAAAAAAGTTATAAATAATTCAGATTTAGAGCTATTCAGTATTGTTCAATCAAGAGGGTTTTGTGAAACCAATGCACTTTATAATGAATGGTTTCCTTTTTTTAGAAAAAAAAACTTTGAAGGAGCTCTTTTCAAGAATCAACATTTTTTTATTGCCTACATAGCGGACAAAGCTGTAGGCACTTGTCTTATTATTGATTCTAATGATACATATGGAATATATTCAGTAACTACTTTACCTGAATATAGAAAAAAAGGAATAGCAACAAATGTAATGAAATCAGCTTTAGTTAATTGTATCAATATTAAAGTTCAAAATCTTACACTTCAAACTATTAAAGATTCAAGCGCTGAAAAACTATACATTCATTTAGGATTTAAAAAAGAGTTTAACTGCCAGGTTTTAAAACGTAAAAATAGTTTACAACAACGTGTATAA
- a CDS encoding MFS transporter: MAKKDPYAALRYREFNIFILVRFALVFGWSMQFVIIEWQVYSLTKDPLYIGLIGLMEIIPALGMALFAGHIVDQKEKRNLLALCIALFSIISFALFWITSPEISEAWSTKQILYSIYALVFFGGLLRSFFGPSIFSLVALIVPKKAYPNAATWNSSTWQMARVLGVAFAGFSISWLGETDQMGVHWSLCIVFGLVMFSLLMLFRIKRKPILNPNIGEPMIQSLKEGVNFVFKTKAILGALTLDMVSVLFGGAIALAAVFATDILEVGSEGFGILVAAPNVGSFLTMLVTAYIPIVKKAGIKLLVAVFGFGLSIIAFGLSSWFWISVIALFMSGVFDGVSMVIRQTILQLKTPDHMRGRVSSVNSMFVGSSNELGAFESGLTAKLMGTATAVVFGGTMTLITVITTALASPSFRKLDLTVDLEEHENAED; the protein is encoded by the coding sequence TTGGCAAAAAAAGATCCATACGCAGCATTGCGATATCGAGAATTTAATATTTTTATATTAGTCCGTTTTGCGTTAGTTTTTGGTTGGTCCATGCAATTTGTCATCATTGAATGGCAAGTGTATTCGCTTACCAAAGATCCTTTATATATTGGCCTAATTGGTTTAATGGAAATTATTCCAGCCTTAGGAATGGCATTGTTTGCTGGACATATTGTAGATCAAAAGGAAAAACGAAATCTACTCGCACTTTGTATTGCTTTGTTTTCGATCATTAGTTTTGCATTGTTTTGGATTACCTCTCCTGAAATATCTGAAGCATGGTCTACCAAACAAATATTATATTCTATTTATGCGCTTGTGTTTTTTGGTGGACTTTTACGATCTTTTTTCGGACCATCAATATTTTCATTAGTGGCTTTAATTGTACCCAAAAAGGCGTACCCAAATGCAGCCACTTGGAATAGTTCTACTTGGCAGATGGCTCGCGTTTTGGGTGTCGCTTTTGCGGGATTTTCTATTAGTTGGTTAGGAGAAACTGATCAAATGGGAGTGCATTGGTCGCTTTGCATAGTTTTCGGATTGGTTATGTTTTCATTATTGATGTTATTTCGTATTAAAAGGAAACCTATTCTAAATCCGAATATTGGCGAACCAATGATTCAAAGTTTAAAGGAAGGTGTAAATTTTGTGTTTAAAACGAAAGCTATTTTAGGTGCTTTAACTTTAGATATGGTTTCTGTATTATTTGGAGGTGCAATCGCATTAGCTGCTGTTTTTGCTACTGATATCTTAGAAGTTGGATCAGAAGGTTTTGGTATTTTGGTAGCAGCTCCAAATGTAGGTTCTTTTTTAACAATGTTAGTAACAGCTTATATTCCTATTGTTAAAAAAGCTGGTATAAAGTTACTTGTGGCTGTTTTTGGATTTGGATTAAGTATTATCGCTTTTGGACTATCTTCTTGGTTTTGGATTTCTGTGATAGCTCTGTTTATGAGTGGCGTTTTTGATGGCGTTTCTATGGTGATTCGTCAAACGATTCTTCAGTTAAAAACACCAGATCATATGCGTGGTCGAGTGTCTTCAGTAAATTCTATGTTTGTAGGATCTTCAAATGAATTAGGTGCTTTTGAAAGCGGATTAACAGCTAAACTCATGGGAACAGCTACTGCTGTTGTATTTGGAGGCACAATGACCTTAATTACTGTAATTACAACAGCGCTTGCATCACCTTCATTTAGAAAATTAGATCTAACCGTAGATTTAGAAGAGCACGAAAATGCTGAAGATTAG